The genomic window GTTGGATGCGCTGCTGGCCCTGCAGGGTGCAGCCTTGCAGATTGCAGACGTGGTCAACAGCCAGTACGCGCTCAAGCTGGAGATTGAAATAAAAAACTGAGTCGGCGGTGTCAGGCTATTGACGGCAATACGATAGAGCAGGTGTTAACCCTGCGCCGTTATTATCTGCCCCATGAGGATGACAGCCCGGATAATCTTGCCCGCGCCGGTCTGGCTGGATAACCGCCACTGGGAGCATACCGGCATTGCGGTGGCGAATGGCATTGCCCTGGCATTAAAAGGCGATTAAATGAAGCAATTGGATTTTACCCTGAGCCTGATAGACAAACTGACCCGCCCGCTGAAGCAGGCGCAGGCGTCGGTCAGCGACTTTGCGGAAAAATCCCGCACGGCATTCTCCCATATCGGGCTGGGGGCGGCGGGCCTGGTCGGTGCCGGTTTGTCCATCAAGGGCGCGCTGGGGCCTGCCATGGCGTTTGATGAGGCGCTTAAATCCGCCTCGGCCAGGGGTATGGATGACAGCACCTTGGCGCGCGTGGGAAGGACGCCCTGGCCTTTAGCGCGCACTATGGCCGCTAGGCCACGGAGTTTATCCACTCAACCGAGGCTATCCGCGCCCAGGTGGGGGTACTCAGCCAGGACGAGCTGCCCCGCTTTACGGTGGCGGCCAATATGCTGGCGATGGCGGTAAAAAGCAGTGCGGGTGACGCCGTCGACTATATGGGCAGCATGTACCACCAGTTTGACAGCGTTGCGGAGAAAATGGGCCGCGTGCCGTTTGCCGAACAGCTGGCGAGCAAAACCGACTATCTGGCGCAGGCGTTCGGCACCCATATGCAGACCATTGCCGACCTGATGGCCGGCGCAAGGGGCGTCGGCGCCAACTATGGTGTCAGCATGGATGAGCGCGGCGCTGGGGATGCTGGAAAAATCCTCGGCACCGAGGCCAGCAGCAGCTATGAAGCCTTCTACAAGGTGGCTGAGGACGGCGCGAAACAGCTGGGGCTGAGCTTTGTCAACAGCGCCGGCCAGATGCTGAGCTTGTCGGAGATGCTGACTCAGCTTCAGAGGCGCTACGGCGCGAGCATCGAGGGCAATCTCAAGGCCCAGGCCGAGTTGGATAAGGCGTTTGGTGACGGGGCCAATGTCATTAAACAGCTTTACGGCAACACGGATGTGCTCAATCGGCATATCCATGCGCTAGGCAGCAATGACGGCCTGAAGCGCGCCCGCGACATGGCCGAGAAAATGATTGTGCCCTGGGACCGGCTGACCGCCATCTGGACGGCGATCCGCATTGCCATGGGGCGCACCCTGCTGCTGGTGTTAACCCCGTTTATCAATAAAATGGCTGACGGCGGGCAAAAACTGGCCCGCTGGTTGACGCTGTTTCCCCATATTGCCCGTGTGGTGGGCTATACTGTGCTGGCGTTTCTCAGCCTGGCCGGGGCTGGCGCGGTGGTGAATATCGCCATGGGCGTCAGCGCATTTGTTATGGTGGGCCTGAAAGGGTTGTGGTCCGCTCTGACCGCTATTGTGAAGCTCCATGTGGCGGCTCTCTGGTTGTATCACAAGGAGGTGCTGGCCTGGGCGGCCGTGATGCGCATGATGCGCGGCGTGTTGCCGCCGTAATGACCGGCATTGCCATGAATTTCATGTCCTGGCCTGGCGCTGATTGTGGGCGCGGTGGCGCTGCTAGTCGTGGGATGCCTTGCGCTGGTCAAATACTGGGATACGCTCAAGGCCACCATGATGCAGACCACCGCCTTTAAACTGATTGCCGCCTACGTCAGCGGGCTGGCAAGCCTGTTTACGCGCGCCTGGGAGGGGATAAGCGCAGCTGGTAGGCGTTGTGCGCCTACTTTACCGACTTTTCCCTGAGCGACACCTTCGCGGGCATGATTGACGGCGTGAGCGCGCTGTTTACCGGTCTCTGGGCGTCGGTGAAAGCCACTTTCGCCCGCACCTGGAACACCATAGCGGAAACCCTCAATCATCTGCCTGGCGTTAACCTGTCCCTCTCCGCCCTGCCGGGGGATAACACTGCCGGCGTCACCACATCAGGCCCCGCGCCGACGCGCCCCACGAGCCGCAACGCTGCGCCGACTGGGTGAGCATTACTCAGGACTGCGCCCATGCCCTGCTGGAAAGCGGCCTGTTAACCCGCCTGGTGGCAGAGCGTAGCCCGACCCTGCGCGCGGATCTGCTGATGCAGGTCACCCTGCTGCTGGAAGAGGACGAACGGCTGATCCCCGGCACTGTGTCAGTCAGTGAAGAAACACCGAAACGGCTGTGGGTGACAGCGCAAATCTATGATTTTGGTCGTATTGAGATGAGTCCCCGCTGTGACGAACAAACCCATGATTGATTACGAGCAGGCGCTAAAGGACAGCGGCATGCCGACCACTGAGCAGGCTATTCATCACGCGTTTGCCGAACAGGTGAGCGCCGCCGGGCTGGTGACCAATACCTCGCGCATGTCGCCGTTCTGGCGGCTGATTCAGGCGACGGTCACCACCCGGTGCTGTGGCTAAAAAATGCCCTGGTGTCGGTGGTGATAAAAAACATGTTTCTGGTGACCGCTGACGGGGCCTTTCTTGATGCGTTTGCCGCCGGTGTCAGCCTGTCCCGTAAACCCGCCACCGCCGCCCGTGGCGTGGTGCGGTTTTTCAAGGAAAACGCCGAAGCCGAGGTCACCGTTCCCGCCGGCACCGTTATTGAGACCGAACGCCTTAACGGCACGATTTATCGCCTGATGACCGAGGTGGATCATACCCTTGGCACAGGGACGGAAGACGCCCTGGTCAACGTCAGCGCCGGGCAGACCGGCGGGGGCAGAAATCTGGCGCCGGGGTATTACCGCATTTTACCCCACGCGGTGCCGGGGATCGCCCAGGTCACCACGGAAGAGGGCTGGTTGTTGACGCCGGAGGCGGATGCGGAATCAGATGACGAGCTGCGCGAGCGCTGCCGCAACCAATATAACCTGGCTGGGAATTATCACACCGACGCGGTGTATCGCAGCATGATAGAAGCGGTGGCAGGGCTAAGCATTGACCGTATTTTCTTTGAGCACGATGAGCCACGCGGGCCAGGCACCGCCAACGCCTGGTTGTTGCTGGATACCGGGGTGGTGTCAGAACCCTTTATTCAGGCGGTCAATGCGTACATCACCACCCAGGGTCACCACGGCCACGGCGACGATATGCGCTGCTTTGCCCTGCCGGATACCCGGCACGACCTCACCGTCACGCTGTTTGTGAAGAACAGGACCAATTTTACCCGTGAGGCGCTGACCACGTTGACGGCGGGCTGTGAAACCCTCATCCACTGCGCGTTTCGTGAGAATGCGGCCTATTATGTGAAAAAGACCTGGCCTCATGCCCGCTTTTCGTTTTCCTCGCTGCATCAGATGTTTGGGGCGCTGGATTCGGTCGCGTTCTCGCTGTCCGATATTGTCAGCGAGATGAATGTCCCGCGCCTGAGAACCCTGACGCTTGAGGTGAAGGATGCCTGATTTTTACAAACAATTAGACCAATTGCGTTTGCCGGTCTGGATGGACAAGGGCGAGCCGGCGCGCCTGTTACGTGCCTGCCAGGCTTTTTGGCGGCAGGTGTATGGCTGGCTCACCTGGCCGTTGCGCCAACTGGACGCCACCACCTGCGCAGCGTCACTGCTTAACGTGCTGGCCTGGCAGCGCGATATCAGCCGCTTTGACGGTGAGCCGCTGGCGCTGTTTCGTTTGCGGGTGCGCTACGCCTTCATCAATGCCCGCGACGCCGGCTCGGTAGCGGGTTTTATCGCCATCTTTGCGCGTCTGGGTATCGGCTATGTGGAAATAGTCGAGCGCCTGGACGGCCTGGATTGGGACGTGGCGCGGGTGCGTCTCAGCGACGGCCAGCTAGCCGGCCATCCTAATTTGCTGCGCCAGATTATCCGGCAGTACGGGCGCACCTGCCGCCGTTACCAGTTTGAGGTGATAAACGGCACTGACCTGCATCTGCGCGCCGGTTGGGTCGGTGGTGATTACCAGTGCTACAGCGCCATGCGGCCCCTGTCCCCGACACCCCCATCGAAAAAACCTGATGTCACAAACGATTATCACCCTTGCCTTTGAGCAATGGAAAGCCCGGGAAGCCGCCGAGGGAACGCCTGTGGTGCTGGATGAGTTTGTTTTTGCCCAGGTGCCGGGGCTAGATCCTGCCGCGCCCATCGACCGTAACGAAACCTTGCCGACCACTGAGTATATCGTACACCGCCAGGCGGTGAACAAGACCGGCGTCGTCAATCAGCATGCGGTGGTGTATGCGGTGACGCTGGGAACGGAGGTCGGCGACTTTGATTTTAACTGGATTGGTCTGGCGAACCGGGCCAGCGGCACGTTGGCGATGATTGTGCATGCGCCGGTGCAACGCAAGTGGGCCACCGCGAACGGCCAGCAGGGCAATGCCATTACCCGCTCCTTTTTGATGGAGTATAGCGGTGCGGCAACACAAACCGGTATCACCACGCCCGCCGAGAGCTGGCAGACCGATTTTACCGCCCGACTGTCCGGCCTGGATGAACGCCAGCGCCGGATTAGCCTTGACCATTAAGGCGTGGCCGCCTTTTTTGGTGAGGGCTTTCGGGTCCCGCGCAGCGGGCAGCGGTATACGGTCACCGCCGGTATCGGCTATATCGGCGGCCTGCGGACTGAACTAACGAAAAGTCAGCCACCTCTTACTGAAGGGGGATAACCGCAAGCATCTGGGTTTTCATAATCAGGATGGTAGCATTCGCATGTGGCTCTACAAAGACAAGGGCGGTGATGGCGTTCGGTTAAATAACGGCAATGACGGCGGCGGAGATTGGGTATTCAATAAAAACGGGCATTTTTACTCCCCGCAGGCCCTCCATGCCGCAGG from Sodalis glossinidius str. 'morsitans' includes these protein-coding regions:
- a CDS encoding phage tail protein — encoded protein: MPDFYKQLDQLRLPVWMDKGEPARLLRACQAFWRQVYGWLTWPLRQLDATTCAASLLNVLAWQRDISRFDGEPLALFRLRVRYAFINARDAGSVAGFIAIFARLGIGYVEIVERLDGLDWDVARVRLSDGQLAGHPNLLRQIIRQYGRTCRRYQFEVINGTDLHLRAGWVGGDYQCYSAMRPLSPTPPSKKPDVTNDYHPCL
- a CDS encoding DUF6890 family protein, translating into MPAPVWLDNRHWEHTGIAVANGIALALKGD
- a CDS encoding DUF6890 family protein, with product MLTLRRYYLPHEDDSPDNLARAGLAG
- a CDS encoding phage tail tape measure protein; its protein translation is MGVLSQDELPRFTVAANMLAMAVKSSAGDAVDYMGSMYHQFDSVAEKMGRVPFAEQLASKTDYLAQAFGTHMQTIADLMAGARGVGANYGVSMDERGAGDAGKILGTEASSSYEAFYKVAEDGAKQLGLSFVNSAGQMLSLSEMLTQLQRRYGASIEGNLKAQAELDKAFGDGANVIKQLYGNTDVLNRHIHALGSNDGLKRARDMAEKMIVPWDRLTAIWTAIRIAMGRTLLLVLTPFINKMADGGQKLARWLTLFPHIARVVGYTVLAFLSLAGAGAVVNIAMGVSAFVMVGLKGLWSALTAIVKLHVAALWLYHKEVLAWAAVMRMMRGVLPP
- a CDS encoding DUF2590 family protein, whose protein sequence is MSITQDCAHALLESGLLTRLVAERSPTLRADLLMQVTLLLEEDERLIPGTVSVSEETPKRLWVTAQIYDFGRIEMSPRCDEQTHD